In Eucalyptus grandis isolate ANBG69807.140 chromosome 4, ASM1654582v1, whole genome shotgun sequence, the following proteins share a genomic window:
- the LOC104429610 gene encoding uncharacterized protein LOC104429610, which produces MAKVLPIKFKRIAAAFDEAARLCESSGSEHSAPSESFADLSDLVTSFMEREGRVEAGEDNDDDDKLRKEECEGNDFDDCWSDSDESSVRETLEEVFARDYNGDEVKAKIGAEVDLAHEFIGRDRANMSSQDFKRCLMARLRDRGFDAGLCKSKWEKTGRIPAGDYHYVDVNVNNTRYIAEVSLAEEFEIARPTDRITSLLKSFPPIFVGQPEELKQVVRIMSTAIRRSLKKRDLLVPPWRKNGYMQNKWFGSYKRTTNRVSEAGSMAKSQGRQITKHLIGFEASRMKDCFCREDFTRKTRSRMTGNLTAVFGDHNTSLHL; this is translated from the exons ATGGCCAAAGTATTGCCCATCAAGTTCAAGAGGATAGCCGCTGCGTTCGACGAAGCGGCTCGGCTCTGTGAGAGCAGCGGGAGTGAGCATTCGGCGCCGTCGGAGAGCTTTGCTGATCTCTCTGATCTCGTGACGTCGTTcatggagagagaaggaagggtTGAAGCCGGAGaggataatgatgatgatgataagttgAGGAAGGAGGAGTGCGAGGGCAACGACTTCGACGATTGCTGGTCCGATTCCGATGAGTCATCGGTGAGGGAGACGTTGGAGGAGGTTTTCGCGAGGGATTACAATGGTGACGAAGTGAAGGCGAAGATTGGAGCTGAAGTAGATCTCGCTCACGAGTTCATAGGGAGGGATCGAGCGAATATGTCGTCGCAGGATTTTAAGCGATGCTTGATGGCTCGTCTTCGCGACAGAGGCTTCGACGCCG GTCTATGCAAATCTAAATGGGAGAAGACCGGCCGAATACCAGCTGGAGATTATCATTACGTCGACGTTAATGTAAACAATACTCGTTACATTGCCGAGGTCTCCCTAGCAGAAGAATTCGAAATTGCTCGACCGACCGATCGCATCACTTCATTGCTCAAATCATTTCCTCCCATATTCGTCGGCCAGCCCGAGGAGTTGAAGCAAGTGGTGAGGATAATGAGCACAGCAATAAGGCGGTCCTTGAAGAAGAGGGACTTGCTTGTGCCTCCATGGAGGAAGAATGGCTACATGCAGAACAAATGGTTCGGCTCCTACAAGCGAACTACTAACAGGGTTTCAGAAGCCGGCAGCATGGCCAAATCTCAGGGCAGACAAATTACGAAACACCTCATCGGATTCGAGGCCTCTAGAATGAAGGATTGTTTTTGCCGAGAAGATTTTACAAGGAAGACTAGGTCGAGAATGACCGGGAATTTAACCGCGGTTTTCGGCGACCACAACACCAGTTTGCATCTCTAG
- the LOC104441453 gene encoding alkaline ceramidase: MADGNSSFWGPVTSTKECCEQNYAYSSYIAEFFNTVSNIPCIVLALIGLINALRQRFEKRFSVLHISNMVLAMGSMLYHATLQRVQQQSDETPMVWEILLYMYILYSPDWHYRSTMPTFLFLYGAVFAIGHSFFNFGIGFKIHYVALCLLCIPRTYKYYINTADASAKQLAKLYVATLVLGSICGLCDRFFCKQISSWPINPQGHALWHVFMGFNSYYANTFLMFCRARQLDWSPKVVYFMGILPYVKIEKPKVQ; the protein is encoded by the exons ATGGCGGATGGAAATTCAAGTTTCTGGGGCCCAGTGACATCCACTAAAGAGTGTTGTGAGCAGAATTATGCCTATTCTTCATATATCGCTGAATTTTTCAACACAGTATCGAACATTCCCTGCATTGTTTTAGCACTGATTGGTCTGATCAATGCCCTAAGACAACGATTTGAGAAGAGATTCAGTGTCCTTCACATTTCGAATATGGTACTTGCTATGggaagcatgctatatcatgcTACCCTGCAACGAGT GCAACAACAAAGTGATGAAACTCCAATGGTATGGGAAATCTTGCTGTATATGTACATCCTCTATTCTCCGGATTGGCACTATCGCAGTACAATGCCCACATTCCTCTTCCTCTATGGTGCTGTCTTTGCCATTGGACATTCATTCTTCAATTTTGGCATTGGCTTCAAGATTCACTATGTGGCCCTCTGTCTACTGTGCATTCCCCGAACATACAAGTATTATATAAACACTGCTGATGCCTCAGCTAAACAACTTGCCAAGCTGTATGTGGCAACCCTTGTTCTCGGTAGCATATGCGGGCTGTGTGATCGCTTCTTCTGCAAGCAAATATCTTCTTGGCCCATCAATCCTCAGGGTCACGCACTATGGCATGTCTTCATGGGTTTCAATTCATACTATGCAAATACGTTCTTGATGTTTTGCCGAGCTCGGCAACTGGATTGGTCACCAAAGGTGGTTTATTTCATGGGGATTTTGCCCTATGTGAAGATTGAGAAGCCTAAAGTCCAATGA
- the LOC104441454 gene encoding phosphatidate cytidylyltransferase 1 has protein sequence MQNSGSQTPRIRHRKRSSEGFQEASKANGSHLLVHDQNKYRSMLIRTYSTVWMIGGFALVIYMGHLYIAAMIVVIQIFMAKELFNLLRRSHEDRQLPGFRMLNWHFFFTAMLFVYGRILSQQLVNTVTTDMVLYKLVSKLVKYHMIACYALYIAGFVWFIVTLKKKMYKYQFSQYAWTHMILIVVFTQSAFTVANIFEGIFWFLLPATLIVINDIAAYIFGFFFGRTPLIKLSPKKTWEGFIGASFTTMISAFLLASIMGRFQWLTCPRKDLSTGWLQCDPDPFFRPEYYTLPRWFSQLFPWKEVAIMPVQWHALCLGLFASIIAPFGGFFASGFKRAFKIKDFGDSIPGHGGITDRMDCQMVMAVFAYIYHQSFVVAMNLSVETILGQILMNLTLEEQQSLFMKLGQIINETMTAQS, from the exons ATGCAGAACAGTGGTTCTCAAACGCCTCGGATTCGGCATCGCAAGCGTTCCAGTGAG GGTTTTCAAGAAGCTAGTAAAGCAAATGGATCCCATTTGCTTGTTCACGATCAAAATAAGTACCGATCGATGTTGATCCGGACTTACTCAACTGTGTGGATGATCGGGGGATTTGCGTTAGTTATTTACATGGGTCACCTATACATCGCTGCCATGATTGTCGTCATACAGATTTTTATGGCAAAAGAACTTTTCAATCTACTAAGGAGATCCCATGAAGACAGACAACTCCCAGGATTTAGGATGTTGAACTG GCACTTTTTCTTCACCGCGATGTTATTTGTATACGGACGCATTCTCAGTCAACAACTAGTCAACACTGTAACAACGGATATGGTTTTATATAAGCTCGTCAGCAAACTTGTCAAGTATCATATGATCGCCTGTTACGCCTTGTACATTGCAG GCTTCGTGTGGTTCATTGTtactttgaagaagaagatgtacaagtatcAATTTAGCCAGTATGCTTGGACACACATGATTCTCATTGTGGTGTTTACTCAGTCTGCTTTTACTGTTGCCAACATCTTTGAGGGAATATTCTG GTTTCTTCTTCCAGCAACGCTTATAGTGATCAATGACATCGCCGCATATatctttggcttcttttttgGAAGAACCCCATTGATCAAGTTGTCTCCAAAGAAAACTTGGGAGGGATTTATAGGAGCATCTTTTACTACTATGATTTCTGCATTTCTG CTAGCTAGTATTATGGGCCGTTTCCAGTGGCTAACATGTCCGAGGAAG GATTTATCTACTGGTTGGCTTCAGTGTGATCCTGATCCATTTTTCAGGCCAGAGTATTACACTCTACCCAGATGGTTTTCCCAATTG TTTCCATGGAAAGAGGTGGCAATAATGCCAGTCCAATGGCATGCTCTCTGTCTTGGTCTATTTGCGTCGATTATAGCACCTTTTGGAGGCTTCTTCGCAAGTGGGTTTAAACGTGCCTTCAAGATCAAG GATTTTGGTGACAGTATTCCAGGACATGGTGGAATAACAGATAGAATGGATTGTCAG ATGGTGATGGCTGTGTTTGCATATATCTACCATCAGTCCTTTGTAGTGGCTATGAACTTGTCAGTCGAGACGATCTTAGGCCAG ATTCTAATGAACCTTACTCTCGAGGAGCAGCAATCCCTGTTCATGAAGCTTGGGCAAATTATCAATGAGACAATGACCGCTCAATCATAA